The genomic interval GGACGGGGGGCTCCGCCGCCATCACGCGGGAGCCGATCAATCCCTGTTCCTCGCCGGAAAAGGCCACGAAGAGGAGGGAGCGACGCAACGGCTCTCGCGCGAAATGGCGCGCCAGACTCAGTATCATGGCCACGCCGCTCGCATTGTCGTTGGCGCCAGGAAAGTACACCTGAGGACCGAGTTGGCCGACATGATCGAAATGCGCTGTCACGAGGAGGTACCGATCGGGTAGCTCTGTCCCGGGCAAAAAGGCGACGACGTTGTGCGTCTCGGTGGGCACATCCTGAGCGGTCGTGAGGGTATAAGCGACATCACGCGATCCTTCGATTCCCACTTCGGGCCAGTAGCCGCGCTGGATGAGGAAGCCGGGAATGGAGGTGTTCTGCGGAAAGGGACCGTGGGATAAGGTCTCGCTCAGGAAGAAGACGGCGCGCGCGCCCATGGCGGCCGCGGCCTCCACACGGTAGAGCAGGGTGCGGGCCGCCGGCGGCATCCCCTCGGGCGCCGGCGTGGGGAGTGCTTCTTCCAACACCACGATAGCGCCGGCGGCATCCACCCCCGCATAGTCGTTGATGCCGGCCTCTGGGGCGTAGAGCCCGGCGCCGGCTCGCACCAGTCGGGCGTCGCCCGCATACGAAGCCGAGGGGCTGGAGGCGATGGGTAAAAAGCCGCGGCCCGGTGGGATCGACCGCCCGTTCAGGTGCAACTCAGGCGTCCCACGAACGAGGTCGACCGTGAAGGTAAACGGCTGCCGGTAGCCGGCGCCGGTGGGCTGCAGGCCGGCCTCGCGAAACGCCGACTCGATGTAGGCGGCGGCGCGGAGGTGGCCATCACCCTCATACCCGCGGCCCGCCATCACCGGGGACGCCAGGGTATCCACATCGCGCATGGCGGCATCCAGCCACGACTGGGCGTTCGCCGTGTGGGCCATCAGCACGAGCGCCAGGAGCAGGATCCGCCTCATGGGGTTTCGGCGGAGTAGACGATCCGGCCGCCCTCTACTCGCAGGGCTTCGACCCACTTTTGAGCCGGGTTGCCCGTCCAGATGCGGGCTTTCACGACGGCGTAGGACGCGGGCTCCCGTTGTGGAGCGGCGGAAGAGCAGGCGGCGAGGAGGAGAAGCAGGAGGGTAAATCTGGACATGGCGAAGGGTTTGAGGATTAAGGTTCGAGGTTCAAGGGGCAGTACCTTAAACCTCGAACCTTAATCCTTAAACCCTTTTACTGTAGAAAGAGCCGGCGGCGGTCTTCGATATCCGCCTGGTCGCGGAGTGCGGTCAGCCATTCGGTGGTGACCTGCTGACGGCGCTGCATGAGCAGTTCGTTGCGCAGGCGTTCGCGTTCGGCTTCCGAGATGGCCGGCGGGACCACGACTTCCGTGGCCTGTACGATGAAGGCTGCGTTGGCGCCCCGGGTCACTTCCGATACCTTTCCCTGGTCCATGGCAAGCACAAGGCCTTTAAACGCGAGGTCGTTGCCCAGTTCGCTGACGGCGCGTGTCGCATAGGTGACCAGCGACGCCACGCGGTGCGTGGTGTTGAGCGGGCCGGCGGCGCCTTCGAAGCCGTGTTGCGATACGGCATCCGACAGTTTCTGGAACTGGATATCCTCTTTCCGAGCCAGCCGGGCGCGGGGTTCGATTTCGGCCTTTACCTCATCAAACGAGCGGTAGCCTTCAGGCAGGATATCGACGAGCTGCGCGAGGACGAAGCTGTTGTCTAGTTCGACGACTTCGCTGTACGCTTCGAGCCGGCCGGCTTCCATGAGGTTGTGCAGCATCCGGCTGTTGCCGAGACCGGGGATGCAGGCCTGGTCTTTCTGAACCTGCACCTCGCTGACCGTCAGGCCGCGGCTTTCCGCTTCAACGGCGAAGTCACCGCTTTCGGTGGCAAAATACAGCAAGTCGTCCAGGCGTTCGACGATAGCGGTTTCAGTGTCGATGCTCGGGGTGACGCGCTGGGCATATACGGCCAGCCGCACATCCTGCTCGCTGCGCTGGGTGACCTCGATGAGGTGGAGCCCGAAAGACGTCTCGACGGGGCCGACCACCTGGCCGACAGTGGCGGCGAAGACCGCGTTTTCGAAGGGCTCGACCATGGCGCCGCGACCGAACCAGCCGAGATCGCCGCCGGCGTTCGAGTTCGAGTTGTCGCTGCTGAAGAGCCGGGCCATCGTCGCGAAGTCTTCCCCATTGCGGATGCGATCCCGCACTTCGATGGCTTGCTGACGGGTTGCCGCATTGGCGGCATCGTCTGCGCCGGAGGTGCGGAAGAGGATGTGGCGGGCGCGGACGACGGTTTCTTCGCTCGGGGCCGTCTCCTGGATCTTGATGATCCGATACGAATCGCCCACGAGCAGCGGCCCGACGATGCGGCCGGGCGTGAGGTCATCATACACCAGCGCGGAGACCTCTTTTTCTAGATCGTCCGCTTTGAAGAAGGCGCTTGTATAGGGCAGGTCGGAGACATGACGGGCGAGGAAGAGCGAGTCGTCTTCGGCTGCCGCAAAGGTCGTCTTGAGCTGCTCGAGCTCGGTCAGGATCGCGAGGGTGTCTTCCTTCGAAGGGGCCCGTGGGATGCTCACGTACTTGAGCGTATAGGCCTGCTTGCGTTTGAATTCCTCGCGGTTGGCGTCGTAGAAGCTGCGGATATCACGATCGGCGAAGGCGATCGAGTCATCTGGCACCGCGGCGTAACGTAGGGCGAGGTAGCGGGCGTTCACCTTGCGGTTGCGGCGCTGATACTCTTCCTCTACATCCTGGTTGGAGATATGGACGGTGGCTTCCATCAACTTCTGCAGCTTCTCACGCCGGCGCACGTCGCGCAGCTGCTCCTCGAACACGATCCAGCTCTGGCTGGCCTCCACATCTTCCAGATAGCTGCGGATCAGGTTGCGGTCCACGCCGCCCTGGCCGTCGCTGAAGGCCGGCGTGCTGGCGACCATCGGATGCGGGTTGTCGCCCAGCACC from Rhodothermales bacterium carries:
- a CDS encoding M28 family peptidase; this encodes MRRILLLALVLMAHTANAQSWLDAAMRDVDTLASPVMAGRGYEGDGHLRAAAYIESAFREAGLQPTGAGYRQPFTFTVDLVRGTPELHLNGRSIPPGRGFLPIASSPSASYAGDARLVRAGAGLYAPEAGINDYAGVDAAGAIVVLEEALPTPAPEGMPPAARTLLYRVEAAAAMGARAVFFLSETLSHGPFPQNTSIPGFLIQRGYWPEVGIEGSRDVAYTLTTAQDVPTETHNVVAFLPGTELPDRYLLVTAHFDHVGQLGPQVYFPGANDNASGVAMILSLARHFAREPLRRSLLFVAFSGEEQGLIGSRVMAAEPPVPLTSIDFLLNMDMVASGQDGVMAVGGADFPDAFALLTASASTGDASGNVGRIGKRPNAPNSDHYPFLMAGVPGFFLYTNRGTQPYHSVDDVPETLEWDDFEAVFELSRAFLRRFDAGD
- a CDS encoding peptidylprolyl isomerase, with the protein product MMNKMRENTKYVLYFLVISFGVLWMLQDTGMFDVVGTAGTDIIVVDGEVISYEQYSNVLNNQLDSYQRSNGESMSPQMLDNTRDMVYNQLVDGLLIEKEMDRLGITVTDEELYDLVLGDNPHPMVASTPAFSDGQGGVDRNLIRSYLEDVEASQSWIVFEEQLRDVRRREKLQKLMEATVHISNQDVEEEYQRRNRKVNARYLALRYAAVPDDSIAFADRDIRSFYDANREEFKRKQAYTLKYVSIPRAPSKEDTLAILTELEQLKTTFAAAEDDSLFLARHVSDLPYTSAFFKADDLEKEVSALVYDDLTPGRIVGPLLVGDSYRIIKIQETAPSEETVVRARHILFRTSGADDAANAATRQQAIEVRDRIRNGEDFATMARLFSSDNSNSNAGGDLGWFGRGAMVEPFENAVFAATVGQVVGPVETSFGLHLIEVTQRSEQDVRLAVYAQRVTPSIDTETAIVERLDDLLYFATESGDFAVEAESRGLTVSEVQVQKDQACIPGLGNSRMLHNLMEAGRLEAYSEVVELDNSFVLAQLVDILPEGYRSFDEVKAEIEPRARLARKEDIQFQKLSDAVSQHGFEGAAGPLNTTHRVASLVTYATRAVSELGNDLAFKGLVLAMDQGKVSEVTRGANAAFIVQATEVVVPPAISEAERERLRNELLMQRRQQVTTEWLTALRDQADIEDRRRLFLQ